TTGCCTGGCGATTCTTTTTTTATCAACGAGCATGCTGACAACCTAATCCATGGGTGAATCCTCGTCAACCAGGGGGTCCGCACGGTCGGATTCTGATCGGAAACTAGATTGCCGATGTGGTGGGTAACCGCCCACCAATCGGCCAGAAGGGTGACCGTAGAAGCTCGGAGTCCTCTTCCCTCAAGACCCCGGCCGGCTCGTAGGATTTCTCAAATCCAAGCGGCGGCTGGATGGGTCCACTAGCAGGTCGGTGATGGCGTCGGTGATGGGGAAGCCGGGGGTCTTTTCCAGCCAGAAGAATTCGCCTACCGGGTTGATCTCGAGGAAGACGTGGCGGCCGTCGGGGGTGATGATGACGTCGATGGCGCCGTAGTTGAGCCCGAGCCGGTCGCACAGGCGCAGGAGCTGGTCGGCGACCTCGTCGGGGAGGGGATGCTCCGCCCAGTGTTCCAGCAGGCCGATGCCGTCCCGGCGCCAATCGTTGGTGGCGCGTTGGGATTTACCGGGGTCGATGGCGGCGGTGAAGACCTGGTTGCCGACCACCGTAATGCGCAGCTCCACCTCCTTGGCCACTGACTCTTGGAAGGTCATGGGCGCCAGCTCCAGGCCGTTCAGGTCCTCGAGATCCTCGTCGCTCAGGCGGTTGGTGAAGACCACCTGCTCGCGGCCCTCGTCGTCGTAGACGGCGAAGGAGCTCATCATCTTGGTGACGATGCCGTCGGGGCAGCGGGCGGCCAGGGCGCGGACCTCCTCAGGGTCGTTGGTGATCACCGTCTCCGGCACGGCGAGACCCAAGTCCTGAGCGATCTGCAACTGCAGCGGCTTGTGGCGGGCGAAGTGGCTGTAGCGCAGGGGGTCGAGCTGGAAGACGTCGAGGCAGGCGATGAGGCCGAAGACGGAGCGTCGGGACTCTTCCACCGAGGGCTGGCGCAGCTGCTGGTCGAGGTCCTTG
This portion of the Acidobacteriota bacterium genome encodes:
- a CDS encoding MvdD family ATP-grasp ribosomal peptide maturase, which translates into the protein MTVLIMSHSEDNDSVDAICRKVEERGHPVLRIDTDRFPTEVPLATRFGADGESHSLAGVPLADVTAVWNRRYFTGRDIPKDLDQQLRQPSVEESRRSVFGLIACLDVFQLDPLRYSHFARHKPLQLQIAQDLGLAVPETVITNDPEEVRALAARCPDGIVTKMMSSFAVYDDEGREQVVFTNRLSDEDLEDLNGLELAPMTFQESVAKEVELRITVVGNQVFTAAIDPGKSQRATNDWRRDGIGLLEHWAEHPLPDEVADQLLRLCDRLGLNYGAIDVIITPDGRHVFLEINPVGEFFWLEKTPGFPITDAITDLLVDPSSRRLDLRNPTSRPGS